From Mycolicibacterium cosmeticum, a single genomic window includes:
- a CDS encoding aspartate aminotransferase family protein: MSNAKAFSKIMDSNSYQGGLQDDPLIAARERMLGPAYRLFYERPVHLVRGRGTLLYDADGKEYLDAYNNVASVGHANPHVVDAVTRQLSLLNTHTRYLHEGIVDYSARLLATFPDLGADDSYQVMYACTGSEVNDLALRVAQFYTGATGVIITNDAYHGNTAAVTAISPSIGGAAVVGPHVRTVSPDLGGVDAAIADLRACGLGVSALIVDTVFSSDGIYPDPSVLGPAVEAVRAAGGVFIADEVQPGFGRTGDAMWGFDRHGVVPDLVTMGKPMANGLPVAAMAARSSVLEEFARGIPYFNTFGGNPVSMAAAAAVLDVIEDEKLVANAAEVGGALRGALTRLGDGHPVVREVRGAGLYIGVEVDSAGTAKQMVNAMRERRVLISVCGADSNVLKIRPPLVFSMADVDRFCTEFEGVLHQL; the protein is encoded by the coding sequence CCCCCTGATAGCTGCCAGGGAGCGGATGCTGGGCCCGGCGTACCGGCTGTTCTACGAACGGCCGGTACACCTGGTCCGGGGGCGGGGCACCCTGCTGTACGACGCCGACGGCAAGGAGTACCTGGACGCCTACAACAACGTCGCCAGCGTCGGGCATGCCAACCCGCACGTCGTGGACGCGGTGACCCGCCAGCTGAGCCTGCTCAACACCCACACCCGCTATCTGCACGAGGGGATCGTCGACTACTCCGCCCGGCTGCTGGCGACGTTTCCCGATCTGGGGGCCGACGACTCGTATCAGGTGATGTACGCCTGCACCGGTTCGGAGGTCAACGATCTGGCGTTGCGGGTGGCCCAGTTCTACACCGGGGCCACCGGCGTCATCATCACCAACGATGCCTACCACGGCAATACCGCTGCGGTGACGGCGATTTCGCCGTCCATCGGCGGTGCGGCCGTGGTCGGGCCGCATGTCCGCACCGTCTCACCCGACCTGGGTGGGGTGGACGCGGCGATCGCCGACCTGAGGGCCTGCGGGCTCGGGGTGAGCGCACTGATCGTGGACACCGTGTTCTCCTCGGACGGCATCTATCCGGATCCGTCGGTGCTCGGCCCGGCGGTCGAGGCGGTGCGCGCCGCCGGTGGGGTGTTCATCGCCGACGAGGTGCAGCCCGGCTTCGGGCGCACCGGTGACGCCATGTGGGGCTTCGATCGGCACGGCGTGGTGCCCGATCTGGTCACCATGGGCAAGCCGATGGCCAACGGGCTTCCGGTCGCGGCGATGGCGGCGCGCAGCTCCGTGCTGGAGGAATTCGCCAGGGGGATACCGTATTTCAACACCTTCGGTGGCAACCCGGTGTCGATGGCGGCGGCCGCCGCGGTGCTCGACGTGATCGAGGACGAGAAGTTGGTGGCCAATGCCGCCGAGGTGGGTGGGGCACTGCGGGGCGCGTTGACGCGGCTGGGCGACGGCCATCCGGTGGTGCGCGAGGTGCGCGGCGCCGGACTCTACATCGGGGTGGAGGTCGACTCGGCGGGCACCGCCAAGCAGATGGTCAACGCCATGCGGGAACGCCGGGTACTGATCTCGGTGTGCGGTGCGGACAGCAATGTGCTGAAGATCCGGCCGCCGCTGGTGTTCTCGATGGCCGATGTGGACCGGTTCTGCACGGAGTTCGAAGGGGTGCTGCACCAACTGTGA
- a CDS encoding YybH family protein yields the protein MTEDDVLAAADALIAAFAATDTAAYFDCFSPDATFVFHPEPARLDSRAAYEALWAGWLAAGWRVVSCTSTDQLVQLYGDVAVFTHSLRTITSENGVESSIDERETIVFTRVGERLLAVHEHLSPVAGGD from the coding sequence GTGACCGAGGACGATGTGCTCGCAGCCGCCGATGCCCTGATTGCCGCGTTCGCCGCCACCGACACCGCGGCCTACTTCGACTGTTTCAGTCCCGACGCCACGTTCGTATTCCATCCGGAGCCTGCGCGGTTGGACAGCCGGGCCGCCTACGAGGCGCTGTGGGCGGGCTGGCTGGCCGCGGGCTGGCGGGTGGTGTCGTGCACCAGCACCGACCAGCTGGTCCAGCTCTACGGTGACGTAGCGGTGTTCACCCATTCGCTGCGGACCATCACATCCGAAAACGGCGTGGAATCGAGCATCGACGAGCGCGAGACCATCGTTTTCACCCGGGTGGGGGAGCGGTTGCTCGCCGTGCACGAGCATCTGTCGCCGGTGGCCGGCGGGGACTGA
- a CDS encoding HNH endonuclease signature motif containing protein → MSANAVADRATVLAAFDAYDSACEALAGLDFTAFTVAELLALQSRREHRARTTAGVDHRIMAALQTLVTPAEIGERTWTKVLMTRMRIGEAEAKRRVEFAEDLGPRYPACGGTIEPALPPTAAALAQGAISIDHVCAIRDGLRRAAKVCDPAGCSALEATLATAARHVSPAEVSALADRAVYLMNQDGLEGPDPAATKRGLTIGRQGPDGLSRVSGHVDAETAGYLRTLNTVLAARGVNNPDDPDSVNPLLPRDKPQPSAAEDAADDPGCTQPSPRARDMRTPAQRNHDALKAILRHALMSGRLGQHNGLPVTLLISTTLSELAAKAGIAVTSVGTLVPMRDVIRLAGHAEHYLAVFDGHKSLPLYLGRARRTASVGQRLAMVARDRGCSRPGCTRPAAQCQGMHVDQDWIDGGPTDADNLGLGCDRDNQLAFDTGWTTEIGDDGRVHWLPPPLLDTGQDRINHHFHPEELLHPPDKDDKDDGDDP, encoded by the coding sequence ATGTCAGCGAATGCGGTGGCGGATCGGGCGACGGTGTTGGCCGCCTTCGACGCCTACGACTCCGCGTGCGAAGCCCTGGCCGGACTGGACTTCACCGCGTTCACCGTTGCTGAGTTGTTGGCGTTGCAGTCCCGCCGTGAACACCGGGCCCGCACCACCGCCGGTGTGGACCACCGGATCATGGCCGCCCTGCAGACCCTGGTGACACCCGCCGAGATCGGCGAACGCACCTGGACCAAGGTGTTGATGACGCGCATGCGCATCGGTGAGGCCGAGGCCAAGCGCCGGGTCGAGTTCGCCGAGGATCTCGGCCCGCGATACCCGGCATGCGGCGGCACCATCGAACCGGCCCTGCCGCCGACCGCGGCGGCATTGGCCCAGGGGGCGATCAGCATCGACCATGTCTGCGCCATCCGCGACGGGCTGAGGAGGGCCGCCAAGGTCTGCGACCCCGCTGGCTGCTCGGCGCTGGAGGCCACGCTGGCCACTGCGGCCCGGCACGTATCTCCTGCGGAGGTGTCCGCCCTGGCCGATCGCGCGGTGTACCTGATGAATCAGGATGGCCTGGAGGGCCCGGACCCCGCTGCCACCAAACGCGGCCTCACGATCGGGCGCCAGGGACCCGACGGGCTCTCCCGGGTCAGCGGTCATGTCGACGCGGAGACGGCCGGCTACCTGCGGACCCTCAACACCGTCCTGGCCGCCAGGGGCGTCAACAACCCCGACGATCCCGACTCGGTCAACCCGTTGCTCCCCAGGGACAAGCCCCAGCCGAGTGCCGCCGAGGATGCCGCCGACGACCCCGGCTGCACGCAACCCTCGCCTCGGGCGCGCGATATGCGCACCCCAGCTCAACGCAACCACGATGCCCTCAAGGCGATCCTGCGCCACGCCCTGATGTCCGGCCGGCTCGGGCAACACAACGGGCTGCCGGTCACCCTGCTCATCTCGACGACACTGTCCGAGTTGGCGGCCAAGGCCGGAATCGCCGTCACCAGTGTCGGCACCCTCGTGCCGATGCGCGATGTCATCCGGTTGGCCGGCCACGCCGAGCATTACCTGGCCGTGTTCGACGGGCACAAGAGCCTGCCGCTCTACCTGGGCCGCGCAAGGCGCACCGCTTCGGTCGGTCAACGCCTGGCCATGGTCGCGCGGGATCGCGGGTGCAGCCGACCGGGCTGCACCCGGCCCGCCGCGCAATGCCAAGGCATGCACGTCGACCAGGACTGGATCGACGGCGGCCCGACCGACGCCGACAATCTCGGCCTTGGCTGCGACCGGGACAACCAGCTGGCCTTCGACACCGGCTGGACCACCGAGATCGGGGACGACGGCCGCGTCCACTGGCTGCCCCCGCCCCTTCTCGATACCGGTCAAGACAGGATCAACCACCACTTCCACCCCGAGGAGCTCCTACACCCACCCGACAAGGACGACAAGGACGACGGGGACGACCCATGA
- the pta gene encoding phosphate acetyltransferase: MAPAASAIYIASPEGDTGKSTIALGILARLAATVAKVGVFRPIARSGEDGSDYILELLLGHATAGLDYQDCVGVSYQRLHEDLDGAIAEIVERYHHVADACDAVVIVGSDYTDVASPSELAVNARIAVNLGAPVVLAVRASDRTPAEVAQVAELCLAELVAQHAHTAAVVANRCDPTQLTEVAAALAPLGPKSYVLPEEPLLVAPSVAELRDAVGGTLTGGDAALLNREALSVLVAGMTAEHVLERLRDGMAVITPGDRSDVVMAVMGAHAAETFPSLSCLILNGGLQLHPAVAKLVDGLKLRLPVIATDSGTYDTARAVAKARGRVTAASTRKIDTALTLMEAHVDTADLLAQLAIPIPEVITPQMFTYQLQDRARGDRKRIVLPEGDDDRILQAAGRLLAHKVADLTILGDEPAVRGRAAELGVDLDGAQVLDPRTSELCDQFAQQYAELRRKKGVTVEQAREIIHDVSYFGTMLVHNGMVDGMVSGAAHTTAHTVRPAFEIIRTQPGVSTVSSIFLMCLADRVLAYGDCAIVPDPTSEQLADIAISSARTAAQFGIDPRVAMLSYSTGTSGTGADVDKVRAATELVREREPNLLVEGPIQYDAAVEPSVAVTKMPDSPVAGRATVLIFPDLNTGNNTYKAVQRSAGAIAIGPVLQGLNKPVNDLSRGALVEDIVNTVAITAIQAQGTR, translated from the coding sequence ATGGCCCCCGCTGCGTCCGCGATCTACATCGCCTCACCCGAAGGTGACACCGGCAAGTCCACCATCGCGCTCGGCATCCTGGCGCGGCTGGCGGCGACCGTCGCCAAGGTCGGCGTCTTCCGGCCGATCGCCCGCTCCGGAGAGGACGGCAGCGACTACATCCTGGAGCTGCTGCTGGGCCATGCCACCGCCGGCCTGGACTACCAGGACTGCGTCGGTGTCAGCTACCAGCGCCTGCACGAAGACCTCGACGGCGCCATCGCCGAGATCGTCGAGCGCTACCACCACGTTGCCGACGCGTGCGATGCCGTCGTCATCGTGGGCAGTGACTACACCGACGTCGCCAGCCCCAGCGAGTTGGCCGTCAACGCGCGCATCGCCGTCAACCTGGGTGCCCCCGTCGTGCTGGCGGTGCGCGCCTCGGACCGGACCCCCGCGGAGGTCGCGCAGGTCGCCGAGCTGTGCCTGGCCGAGCTGGTCGCCCAGCACGCGCACACCGCCGCAGTGGTGGCCAACCGCTGCGATCCCACCCAGCTGACCGAGGTGGCCGCGGCGCTGGCCCCGCTCGGCCCGAAAAGCTATGTGCTGCCCGAGGAGCCGCTGCTGGTCGCGCCGTCGGTGGCCGAACTGCGCGACGCGGTGGGCGGCACGCTGACCGGTGGGGACGCGGCGCTGCTCAACCGCGAGGCGCTCAGCGTGCTGGTGGCCGGCATGACGGCCGAGCATGTGCTGGAACGGCTGCGCGACGGGATGGCCGTCATCACCCCGGGCGACCGCTCCGACGTGGTGATGGCGGTGATGGGCGCGCACGCCGCGGAAACCTTCCCCTCACTGTCCTGCCTGATCCTCAACGGCGGCCTGCAACTGCATCCCGCCGTGGCCAAACTGGTCGACGGGCTCAAGCTCCGCCTGCCGGTCATCGCCACCGACTCGGGCACCTACGACACCGCACGCGCGGTGGCCAAGGCCCGCGGCCGGGTGACGGCCGCCTCCACCCGCAAGATCGACACCGCGCTAACCCTGATGGAAGCCCACGTCGACACCGCGGATCTGCTTGCGCAGCTGGCCATTCCGATCCCCGAGGTGATCACCCCGCAGATGTTCACCTACCAGCTGCAGGACCGGGCCCGCGGCGACCGTAAACGCATCGTGCTGCCCGAGGGCGACGACGACCGGATCCTGCAGGCCGCCGGCCGGCTGCTGGCGCACAAGGTGGCCGACCTGACCATCCTCGGTGACGAACCCGCGGTCCGTGGCCGCGCCGCCGAACTGGGCGTCGACCTGGACGGCGCCCAGGTGCTGGACCCGCGCACCAGTGAACTCTGCGACCAGTTCGCCCAGCAGTACGCCGAACTGCGCCGCAAGAAGGGGGTCACCGTCGAACAGGCCCGCGAGATCATCCACGACGTCTCGTATTTCGGCACCATGCTGGTACACAACGGCATGGTCGACGGCATGGTCTCGGGCGCGGCGCACACCACCGCGCACACCGTCCGGCCCGCCTTCGAGATCATCAGGACCCAGCCCGGGGTGTCCACCGTATCGTCCATCTTCCTGATGTGCCTGGCGGATCGCGTGCTCGCCTACGGCGACTGCGCCATCGTGCCCGACCCGACCTCCGAGCAACTCGCCGATATCGCGATCTCCTCGGCGCGCACCGCCGCCCAGTTCGGCATCGACCCGCGCGTTGCGATGCTGTCCTACTCCACCGGCACGTCGGGCACGGGGGCGGATGTCGACAAGGTCAGGGCGGCAACCGAACTCGTCCGGGAACGGGAACCCAACCTGCTGGTCGAGGGCCCCATCCAGTATGACGCCGCCGTCGAGCCGTCCGTGGCGGTCACCAAGATGCCGGATTCGCCGGTGGCCGGCCGGGCCACCGTGCTGATCTTCCCCGACCTGAACACCGGCAACAACACCTATAAGGCGGTGCAGCGCAGCGCCGGCGCCATCGCCATCGGGCCGGTGCTGCAAGGGCTGAACAAGCCCGTCAACGACCTGTCCCGCGGTGCGCTGGTGGAAGATATCGTCAACACCGTGGCGATCACCGCGATTCAGGCGCAGGGCACCCGCTGA
- a CDS encoding acetate kinase: MSVLVLNSGSSSVKYQVVQPDSGISLCTGIVERVTDYSVALREVFDGLTAAGISTDDLVAVGHRVVHGGVRFYQPTVIDDTLLAELEKLSPLAPLHNPPALLGIAEARKLLPGLPHVAVFDTAFFHDLPAAAAEYAIDRDVARQWHIRRYGFHGTSHRYVSEQAAIFLDAPLESLNQIVLHLGNGASASAVAGGRPIDTSMGLTPMEGLVMGTRSGDLDPGIITYLWRTAGMTVQDIETMLNRHSGVLGLGGETDFRELHKRIDDGDADARLAYDVYIHRLRKYVGAYLALLGRTDVITFTAGVGENDALVRRDALAGLATLGIELDETRNTATQRAARRISADASPITVLVIPTNEELAIARACAQVI; the protein is encoded by the coding sequence ATGTCTGTACTGGTGCTCAACTCCGGCTCGTCGTCGGTCAAATATCAAGTGGTGCAGCCCGATTCCGGTATCTCGCTGTGCACCGGCATCGTCGAACGGGTCACCGACTACAGCGTCGCCCTGCGTGAGGTGTTCGACGGCCTGACCGCCGCGGGCATCAGCACCGACGATCTGGTGGCGGTCGGGCACCGAGTGGTGCACGGCGGTGTGCGTTTCTACCAACCGACGGTCATCGACGACACCCTGCTCGCCGAGCTGGAGAAGCTGTCCCCGCTGGCCCCGCTGCACAATCCGCCCGCACTGCTGGGCATCGCCGAAGCCCGCAAGCTGCTCCCCGGCCTGCCGCACGTCGCGGTGTTCGACACCGCCTTCTTCCATGACCTGCCCGCCGCCGCGGCCGAGTACGCCATCGACCGGGACGTGGCGCGGCAGTGGCACATCCGGCGCTACGGATTCCACGGCACGTCCCACCGCTACGTCAGCGAACAGGCGGCCATCTTCCTGGATGCGCCGCTGGAATCGCTGAATCAGATTGTGCTGCACCTGGGTAACGGTGCCTCGGCATCCGCTGTCGCCGGCGGCAGGCCGATCGACACCTCGATGGGCCTGACCCCGATGGAGGGGCTGGTGATGGGCACCCGCTCCGGTGACCTGGACCCGGGCATCATCACCTACCTGTGGCGCACCGCCGGCATGACGGTGCAGGACATCGAGACCATGCTCAACCGCCACTCCGGCGTGCTCGGACTGGGCGGCGAGACCGATTTCCGCGAACTGCACAAGCGCATCGACGACGGCGACGCCGACGCGCGGCTGGCCTACGACGTCTACATCCACCGGCTCCGCAAGTACGTCGGGGCCTACCTGGCGCTGCTGGGCCGGACCGACGTCATCACCTTCACCGCCGGCGTGGGGGAGAACGACGCCCTGGTGCGCCGCGACGCCCTGGCCGGGTTGGCCACCCTCGGCATTGAACTCGACGAAACCCGCAACACCGCAACGCAGCGCGCCGCCCGGCGCATCTCGGCGGACGCCTCGCCCATCACGGTGCTCGTCATCCCCACCAACGAGGAACTGGCCATCGCCCGGGCCTGTGCCCAGGTGATCTAG
- a CDS encoding serine/threonine-protein kinase PknG, giving the protein MSDPEMDDPGTRPASLADLEEFEDFDDESAATVRPMATQAVYRPDFGDTSRTSRASAGSATTEPNERMTTVTRPRSPTRRLGGGLVEIPRVTERNPLAALMTNPVVAESKRFCWNCGKPVGRASKDGPARSEGVCPYCGSAYSFLPQLSPGDMVVDQYLIKGCIAHGGLGWVYLAFDTNVNYRPVVLKGLVHSGDAEAQATAMAERQFLAEVTHPAIVKIFNFVEHDDKHGDPVGYIVMEYVGGTSLKQRKGTKLPVAQAIAYMLEILPALGYLHSLGLVYNDLKPENIMVTEEQLKLIDLGAVSRINSFGFLYGTPGYQAPEIIRTGPTVQTDIYTVGRTLAALTLKLRTRKGRYVDGLPDDDPVLRKYDSFGRLLRRAIDPDPARRFTSAEEMSGQLMGVLREVVAQDTGVPRPGLSTVFSPPRSTFGVDLLVAHTDVYLDGQVHSAKLTAPDIVKALQVPLVDPADVGAPILSATVLSQPVQTLDSLRAARHGTLDSEGIDLSQSLELPLMEVRALLDLGDVAKATRKLDDLAQLADRVERVGWRWRLSWFRGVAALLTADYDTATKYFVEVLDTLPGELAPKVALAATAELAGSADERRFYETVWRTDNGVISAGFGLARAQSADGHRDDAVRTLDLVPATSRHFTTARLTSAVTLLSGRSISEVSERQIRDAARRVEALPEGEPRVLQIRALVLGTAMDWLADNTASTNHILGFPFTQHGLQLGVEASLRSLARVAPTQAHRYALIDLANSVRPMSTF; this is encoded by the coding sequence ATGAGCGATCCGGAGATGGACGATCCGGGCACCCGGCCGGCCAGCCTGGCCGACCTGGAGGAGTTCGAGGATTTCGACGACGAGTCCGCGGCGACGGTCCGGCCGATGGCCACCCAGGCCGTCTACCGCCCGGATTTCGGGGACACCAGCCGGACGTCGCGGGCCTCGGCCGGCTCGGCCACCACCGAGCCCAACGAGCGGATGACGACGGTGACCCGGCCGCGGTCGCCGACCCGGCGCCTCGGCGGCGGTCTCGTCGAGATTCCCCGGGTGACCGAACGCAACCCGCTCGCGGCGTTGATGACCAATCCCGTGGTGGCCGAGTCGAAGCGGTTCTGCTGGAACTGCGGGAAGCCGGTGGGCCGGGCCTCCAAGGACGGGCCGGCCCGCTCCGAAGGGGTCTGCCCGTACTGCGGCAGCGCGTATTCCTTTCTGCCGCAACTCAGCCCGGGCGACATGGTGGTGGACCAGTACCTGATCAAGGGCTGCATCGCGCACGGCGGCCTGGGCTGGGTGTATCTGGCCTTCGACACCAACGTGAACTACCGCCCGGTGGTACTCAAGGGCCTGGTGCATTCCGGCGATGCCGAGGCGCAGGCCACCGCGATGGCCGAACGCCAGTTCCTGGCCGAGGTCACCCACCCCGCCATCGTGAAGATCTTCAACTTCGTCGAACACGACGACAAGCACGGCGACCCGGTCGGCTACATCGTCATGGAGTACGTCGGCGGAACGTCGCTGAAACAGCGCAAGGGCACCAAACTGCCGGTGGCCCAAGCCATTGCGTACATGTTGGAGATCCTGCCCGCGCTGGGCTACCTGCATTCGTTGGGCCTGGTGTACAACGACCTCAAGCCCGAGAACATCATGGTCACCGAGGAGCAGCTCAAGCTCATCGACCTGGGTGCGGTGTCGCGGATCAATTCGTTCGGGTTCCTCTACGGCACACCGGGTTACCAGGCCCCCGAGATCATCCGGACCGGGCCGACGGTGCAGACCGACATCTACACGGTGGGGCGCACCCTGGCCGCGCTGACCCTCAAGCTGCGCACCCGCAAGGGCCGTTATGTGGACGGCCTGCCCGACGACGATCCGGTGCTGCGCAAGTACGACTCGTTCGGCCGGTTGCTGCGCCGGGCCATCGACCCGGATCCGGCCCGGCGGTTCACCAGCGCCGAGGAGATGTCCGGGCAGCTGATGGGGGTGCTGCGTGAGGTGGTCGCGCAGGACACCGGGGTGCCGCGCCCGGGCCTGTCGACGGTGTTCAGCCCGCCCCGGTCGACGTTCGGGGTGGACCTGCTGGTGGCGCACACCGATGTCTACCTGGACGGGCAGGTGCACTCGGCGAAGCTGACCGCACCCGACATCGTCAAGGCGCTGCAGGTGCCGCTGGTCGACCCGGCCGACGTCGGCGCCCCGATCCTGTCCGCGACGGTGCTCAGTCAGCCTGTGCAGACTCTGGATTCGCTGCGCGCGGCCCGGCACGGCACCCTGGACTCCGAGGGGATCGACCTGTCCCAGTCGCTCGAACTGCCACTGATGGAGGTGCGGGCGCTGCTGGACCTCGGCGATGTCGCCAAGGCCACCCGCAAGCTCGACGACCTGGCCCAGCTGGCCGATCGGGTGGAGCGGGTCGGCTGGCGCTGGCGGCTGTCGTGGTTCCGCGGGGTGGCCGCCCTGCTGACCGCCGATTACGACACGGCCACCAAGTATTTCGTCGAGGTGCTGGACACGCTGCCGGGCGAGCTGGCACCGAAGGTGGCGCTGGCGGCGACGGCCGAACTGGCCGGTAGCGCCGACGAGCGGCGCTTCTACGAGACGGTGTGGCGCACCGACAACGGGGTCATCTCGGCGGGTTTCGGGCTGGCGCGTGCGCAGTCCGCCGACGGTCACCGCGACGACGCTGTGCGCACCCTGGACCTGGTTCCGGCCACCTCACGGCATTTCACCACGGCCCGGCTGACCAGTGCGGTGACGCTGCTGTCCGGCCGTTCGATCAGCGAGGTGTCCGAGCGCCAGATCCGCGACGCGGCCCGGCGGGTGGAGGCGTTGCCGGAGGGCGAACCGCGCGTGCTGCAGATCCGCGCCCTGGTGCTGGGTACCGCGATGGACTGGCTGGCCGACAACACGGCCAGCACCAACCACATTCTCGGTTTCCCGTTCACCCAGCACGGGTTGCAGCTCGGCGTCGAAGCGTCGCTGCGCAGTCTGGCCCGGGTGGCGCCCACCCAGGCGCACCGCTACGCGCTGATCGACCTGGCCAACAGCGTGCGGCCGATGAGTACCTTCTAG
- a CDS encoding glutamate ABC transporter substrate-binding protein: protein MSARAKNRTGVLRARAKSRVFALVAAAAVLAGCEQAAPAAPLPEVTLAPPTPAGMQQLAPDPSPEAPATNEHCDRTASLRPFPDRRQAEEAVEKIRNRGRLIVGLDIGSNLFSFRDPITGTITGFDVDIAGEVARDIFGTPSQVEYRILSSADRLTALQNDQVDIVVKTMSITCARKELVAFSTEYLSANQRILAPRDSRIRQAADLGGKRVCAATGTTSLDRVKQIVPPPVILETVTWADCLVALQQRQVDAVSTDDTILAGLVSQDPYLHIVGPSMAEEPYGIGINKDNPGLVRFVNGTLDRIRRDGTWNTLYRKWLTVLGPTPAPPVARYVD, encoded by the coding sequence ATGAGCGCTCGCGCGAAGAACAGAACAGGTGTGCTGAGGGCTCGCGCGAAGTCCCGGGTGTTCGCTCTGGTGGCGGCGGCCGCCGTGCTGGCCGGCTGCGAGCAGGCCGCGCCCGCCGCGCCGCTGCCCGAGGTCACGCTGGCCCCGCCGACCCCGGCCGGCATGCAGCAATTGGCGCCCGACCCGTCGCCCGAAGCGCCGGCGACCAACGAACACTGTGACCGCACCGCCAGCCTGCGCCCGTTCCCGGACCGCAGGCAGGCCGAGGAGGCCGTCGAGAAGATCCGCAACCGCGGCAGGCTGATCGTCGGGCTGGACATCGGCTCCAACCTGTTCTCGTTCCGCGATCCCATCACGGGGACCATCACCGGGTTCGACGTCGACATCGCCGGTGAGGTCGCCCGCGACATCTTCGGCACCCCCTCGCAGGTGGAGTACCGCATCCTGTCCTCGGCGGACCGGCTCACCGCGCTGCAGAACGACCAGGTGGACATCGTGGTCAAGACCATGAGCATCACCTGTGCGCGCAAGGAGTTGGTGGCGTTCTCCACCGAGTACCTGTCGGCCAACCAGCGCATCCTGGCGCCGCGGGATTCCCGGATCCGGCAGGCCGCCGATCTGGGCGGCAAGCGGGTGTGCGCGGCGACCGGCACCACCTCGCTGGACCGGGTGAAGCAGATCGTCCCGCCGCCGGTCATCCTGGAGACGGTGACCTGGGCGGACTGCCTGGTGGCGCTGCAGCAGCGGCAGGTCGACGCGGTCAGCACCGACGACACCATCCTGGCCGGACTGGTCAGCCAGGACCCGTACCTGCACATCGTCGGCCCGAGCATGGCCGAGGAGCCGTACGGCATCGGGATCAACAAGGACAATCCCGGCCTGGTCCGCTTCGTCAACGGCACGCTGGACCGGATCCGCCGGGACGGGACGTGGAACACGTTGTACCGCAAGTGGTTGACCGTTCTGGGCCCGACGCCCGCACCGCCGGTCGCAAGGTACGTGGACTGA
- the glnX gene encoding protein kinase G-activating protein GlnX, whose translation MTVELAHPSTEPLASRSPAVGGHPRWWFLWTTPGRILTIGVVLCALVIACAFATSRTVNDRQQALTTVLDHTEPLAFAAGQLYTTLSVADAAAATAFIAGAEPTDVRQRYEQAITDAAVAVTRASSGLTDEPMIQLLGRVNAELAVYTGLVETARTNNRAGNPVGSSYLSEASALMQTQILPDAQRLYEATSARVDAETAASARIPASVIIVVLATILFGLFANRWLTRRTRRRINVGFVAGGLAVLIMVVWVGTALVISTADSRSAKNTAAQSLKTVTTMAITAQQARADETLALVRRGDEDIRKQSYYQRIDAMQQQLSIYLASDAKNKGELADAEQLLRRWRAADDRINAYIAVGDYQAATQVALGTGEDDSTPAFGKLDAALTKGIEDSRNQLRTDIVNARRVLSGATFGAAALSVLAAVAVTLGLWPRLSEYR comes from the coding sequence GTGACCGTGGAGTTGGCGCACCCGTCGACCGAACCGCTGGCGTCACGGTCGCCGGCCGTCGGGGGGCATCCGCGGTGGTGGTTCCTGTGGACCACGCCGGGCCGCATCCTGACGATCGGCGTCGTGCTGTGCGCGCTGGTCATCGCGTGCGCGTTCGCCACCTCGCGGACGGTCAACGACCGCCAGCAAGCGCTGACCACGGTGCTCGACCACACCGAACCGCTGGCGTTCGCGGCCGGCCAGCTCTACACCACCCTGTCGGTGGCCGACGCGGCCGCCGCGACGGCGTTCATCGCCGGCGCCGAACCCACCGATGTCCGGCAGCGCTACGAGCAGGCCATCACCGATGCCGCAGTGGCCGTGACGCGGGCATCCAGCGGGCTGACCGACGAGCCGATGATCCAGCTGCTCGGCCGGGTCAACGCCGAGCTGGCGGTCTACACCGGCCTGGTGGAAACGGCCAGGACCAACAACCGGGCCGGGAATCCGGTCGGTTCGTCCTATCTGTCCGAGGCCTCGGCGCTGATGCAGACCCAGATCCTGCCCGACGCCCAGCGGCTGTACGAGGCCACCTCGGCCCGCGTCGACGCCGAGACCGCCGCCTCGGCCCGGATCCCGGCCTCGGTCATCATCGTGGTGCTGGCGACCATCCTGTTCGGGTTGTTCGCCAACCGCTGGCTGACCCGGCGGACCCGGCGGCGGATCAACGTCGGTTTCGTCGCGGGCGGACTGGCGGTGCTGATTATGGTGGTCTGGGTGGGTACCGCACTGGTCATCTCGACCGCCGACAGTCGCAGCGCGAAAAATACTGCGGCGCAGTCGCTCAAGACGGTCACCACGATGGCGATCACGGCGCAGCAGGCCCGCGCCGACGAGACGCTGGCCCTGGTCCGGCGCGGCGACGAGGACATCCGCAAGCAGTCCTATTATCAGCGCATCGACGCCATGCAGCAGCAGCTGTCGATCTATCTGGCCAGCGATGCCAAGAACAAGGGCGAACTCGCCGACGCCGAACAGCTGCTGCGGCGGTGGCGCGCCGCCGACGACCGGATCAACGCCTACATCGCCGTCGGCGACTACCAGGCCGCCACCCAGGTGGCGCTGGGGACCGGCGAGGACGACTCCACCCCGGCCTTCGGCAAGCTGGACGCCGCGCTGACCAAGGGCATCGAGGACAGCCGCAACCAACTGCGCACCGATATCGTCAACGCCCGCCGGGTGCTGTCGGGGGCGACGTTCGGCGCCGCCGCGCTGAGCGTGCTCGCCGCCGTCGCGGTGACACTGGGTCTGTGGCCCCGGCTGAGTGAGTACCGGTGA